From the genome of Solidesulfovibrio carbinolicus, one region includes:
- the gmhB gene encoding HAD family hydrolase has protein sequence MTIIIRPAVFFDRDGVLNHDAGYVHTPEAFVWTDEAVEAVRHVNDAGWLAFVVTNQSGIARGYYGPEDVARLHRWMQGELGRHGAHIDAYYYCPHHVDGCKAELAVECSCRKPQPGMLLAAMDDWSVDRGRSLLIGDKPSDLEAARRAGIRGCLYQGGSLLRLVREAMAAAGPPAGES, from the coding sequence ATGACGATAATAATCCGGCCGGCTGTCTTTTTTGACCGTGACGGCGTGCTCAATCACGACGCCGGCTACGTGCACACGCCCGAGGCCTTTGTCTGGACCGACGAGGCCGTGGAAGCCGTCCGCCACGTCAACGACGCCGGCTGGCTGGCCTTTGTCGTCACCAACCAGTCCGGCATCGCCCGGGGCTATTACGGCCCCGAGGACGTCGCCCGCCTGCACCGGTGGATGCAGGGCGAGCTGGGCCGCCACGGGGCGCATATCGACGCCTATTACTACTGCCCGCACCATGTGGACGGCTGCAAAGCCGAACTGGCGGTGGAGTGCTCCTGCCGCAAGCCCCAGCCGGGGATGCTCCTGGCGGCCATGGACGACTGGAGCGTGGACCGGGGGCGCAGCCTGCTTATTGGCGACAAGCCGTCCGACCTCGAAGCCGCCCGGCGGGCCGGCATTCGGGGCTGTCTGTACCAGGGCGGCAGCCTGCTGCGTCTGGTCCGGGAAGCCATGGCGGCAGCCGGGCCGCCGGCCGGCGAGAGTTGA
- the murB gene encoding UDP-N-acetylmuramate dehydrogenase, giving the protein MSVVRFSPAWLTEDNSYRVAAWAEACCFPETADDLVAALRQSVGVRVVLLGHGCNVILSRNHYDSSLHFIATSRLEPALAVAGERLRAGAGARLRDVCRLAARCGLSGLERLWDIPGSVGGAAHMNAGAYGASFYDVVESVDVYAPGTGQRAVLSREQCRPAYRMTAFQGTDTVILGVGLKLTPADPAAVLAEMGRIGKLRRSRLPYDFPSAGSVFRRPDGGPPVGQIMEEAGLKGFRIGGAQISPRHAGIIVNAGGATGADILAVIEVMRRAAWQRYGVELVLEQVVV; this is encoded by the coding sequence ATGAGCGTTGTCCGCTTCAGCCCGGCCTGGCTCACCGAAGACAATTCCTACCGTGTGGCGGCCTGGGCCGAAGCCTGCTGTTTTCCCGAAACAGCAGACGATCTGGTTGCGGCTTTGCGGCAGTCCGTTGGAGTCCGGGTCGTGCTCCTCGGCCATGGCTGCAACGTCATACTCTCCCGGAATCATTACGACAGTTCCTTGCATTTTATCGCCACGTCGCGCCTGGAGCCGGCCCTTGCGGTTGCCGGAGAGCGCTTGCGGGCCGGGGCCGGGGCGCGGCTTCGCGACGTTTGTCGGCTGGCGGCCCGCTGCGGCCTGTCCGGGCTGGAGCGGCTGTGGGACATCCCCGGCAGCGTCGGCGGCGCGGCCCACATGAACGCCGGCGCCTATGGCGCGTCCTTCTATGACGTGGTGGAGTCGGTGGACGTCTATGCCCCGGGCACGGGGCAACGCGCGGTCCTGTCCCGGGAGCAGTGCCGGCCGGCCTACCGGATGACGGCCTTTCAGGGCACGGACACGGTGATCCTGGGCGTGGGCCTCAAACTGACGCCGGCCGATCCGGCCGCCGTTCTGGCCGAGATGGGGCGCATCGGGAAGCTGCGCCGCTCCAGGCTGCCCTACGACTTTCCCAGCGCCGGCAGCGTGTTTCGCCGCCCCGACGGCGGGCCGCCGGTGGGGCAGATCATGGAAGAGGCGGGACTCAAGGGCTTTCGGATCGGCGGCGCGCAAATATCCCCGCGCCACGCCGGCATCATCGTCAACGCCGGCGGCGCGACCGGAGCCGACATCCTGGCCGTCATCGAGGTCATGCGGCGCGCGGCCTGGCAGCGCTACGGCGTGGAGCTGGTTTTGGAGCAGGTGGTGGTGTGA
- a CDS encoding ABC transporter transmembrane domain-containing protein, which yields MQTALTCLKAVADAYGLPFDPAAAADRLGLGQAEPDLDALLALASGAGLTARVEHLDVPAMAALGRFPLLCVLSNGNSVVVLGVRDTPEGLVARVADPLAQTPGSFEVDCESFEKSHGGVTVVAIPTLARAGLRALALVGRHHGLPLAHETLAAQHGFAAAEPTPTELCALAAASGLKAELRRLAPAELPLLAGAYPVILFLQGGAALVAAGCRQVDGRDVLDVVDPTRLPPSRDPLPVADLAQRWDGQTLLLKRQRRLTDENQPFGLAWFVPEILRCRKEFTDAAIAAFMLYALALAMPIYFQIVIDKVLTHKGLATLQVLSFGMLAALAFEAGFSYLRGIVLLHAAARIDVRVAARTFARLTALPLRFFGHSRVGVLIQHMQQADKIREFLSGKLFFTLLDGAALVVFIPVLFLYSVPLTFLVLALSLALGLLLAVIIPFFRKRLAALYAAEGERQSYLVETIRGMETVKALSLEPARRRGWEDAAARAVAMRFGVGKIGNAATAGVGFLEKVMILCIPWIGVSLVFDGSLSVGALIAFQMLAGRVTQPLVQFVSLLQEYQEKALAVDMLAAIMNEPPERAGSGEGLRPTLVGEVVLDHVTFRYGQAAEAPAALSGVSARFAAGAMIGVAGRSGSGKSTLARLLQGLYLPTDGSLRLDGHDLRELDLAHVRRQIGVVLQESFLFTGTVRDNIAMARPTAALEEVVWAARLAGAEEFIRRLPRGYDTPLEENGSNLSGGQRQRLAIARALLANPRILILDEATSALDAESEAIVQDNMARIGRQRTTIVISHRLSMLAGADAILVLDAGRAVDFAPHAELLKRCAVYRDLWNSQNRHVAAGGGTPQVR from the coding sequence ATGCAGACAGCGCTGACCTGCCTCAAGGCCGTGGCCGACGCCTACGGCCTGCCCTTCGACCCGGCCGCCGCCGCCGACCGCCTCGGTCTCGGCCAGGCCGAACCGGACCTCGACGCCTTGCTCGCCCTGGCTTCCGGCGCTGGGCTTACCGCCCGCGTCGAGCACTTGGACGTCCCGGCCATGGCCGCCCTGGGCCGGTTTCCGCTCCTGTGCGTGCTTTCCAACGGCAACAGCGTGGTGGTGCTGGGCGTGCGCGACACGCCAGAGGGCCTCGTCGCGCGCGTGGCCGACCCCTTGGCCCAGACCCCAGGCTCCTTCGAAGTTGACTGCGAAAGTTTCGAGAAAAGCCACGGCGGCGTCACCGTCGTCGCCATCCCGACCCTGGCCCGGGCCGGGCTGCGCGCCCTGGCCCTTGTAGGCCGCCACCACGGCCTGCCCCTGGCCCATGAAACCCTGGCCGCCCAGCACGGTTTCGCCGCCGCCGAACCCACGCCAACCGAGCTTTGCGCCCTGGCCGCCGCCTCGGGCCTGAAAGCCGAGCTGCGCCGCCTGGCCCCGGCCGAGCTGCCGCTTCTGGCCGGGGCCTACCCGGTGATCCTTTTTCTGCAGGGCGGCGCGGCCCTGGTCGCCGCCGGCTGCCGCCAGGTAGACGGCCGGGATGTCCTGGACGTGGTGGACCCGACTAGGTTGCCGCCCAGCCGCGACCCCCTGCCCGTGGCCGATCTGGCCCAGCGTTGGGACGGGCAAACGCTGCTGCTCAAACGCCAGCGCCGCCTCACCGATGAAAACCAGCCCTTTGGCCTGGCCTGGTTCGTCCCGGAAATCCTGCGCTGCCGCAAGGAATTCACCGACGCGGCCATTGCCGCCTTCATGCTCTACGCCCTGGCCCTGGCCATGCCGATCTATTTCCAGATCGTCATCGACAAGGTGCTCACCCACAAGGGGCTGGCCACCCTGCAGGTCTTAAGCTTCGGGATGCTGGCCGCCCTGGCCTTCGAGGCCGGCTTTTCCTATCTGCGCGGCATCGTGCTGCTCCACGCCGCCGCCCGCATCGACGTGCGGGTGGCCGCCCGCACCTTTGCCCGCCTGACCGCCCTGCCCCTGCGGTTTTTCGGCCACAGCCGGGTGGGCGTGCTCATCCAGCACATGCAGCAGGCCGACAAGATTCGCGAATTTCTCAGCGGCAAGCTCTTTTTCACGCTGTTGGACGGCGCGGCCCTGGTGGTCTTCATCCCGGTCCTTTTCCTCTACAGCGTGCCGCTCACCTTCCTGGTGCTGGCCCTGAGCCTCGCCCTCGGGCTGCTTTTGGCCGTCATCATACCCTTTTTCCGCAAACGTCTGGCCGCCCTCTACGCCGCCGAGGGCGAGCGCCAGTCCTATCTGGTCGAGACCATCCGGGGCATGGAGACGGTCAAGGCCCTGTCCCTGGAGCCGGCCCGGCGGCGCGGCTGGGAAGACGCCGCCGCCCGGGCCGTGGCCATGCGCTTTGGCGTGGGCAAGATCGGCAACGCGGCCACGGCCGGGGTCGGGTTCCTGGAAAAGGTCATGATCCTGTGCATCCCCTGGATCGGCGTGTCGCTGGTCTTCGACGGCAGCCTGTCCGTGGGGGCGCTTATTGCCTTCCAGATGCTGGCCGGCCGCGTCACCCAGCCGCTTGTGCAGTTCGTTTCGCTGCTCCAGGAATATCAGGAAAAGGCCTTGGCCGTGGACATGCTGGCCGCCATCATGAACGAGCCGCCCGAGCGGGCCGGCTCGGGCGAAGGCCTGCGCCCGACGCTGGTTGGCGAGGTGGTCCTGGATCACGTCACCTTCCGCTACGGCCAAGCCGCCGAGGCGCCGGCCGCCCTGTCCGGCGTGTCGGCCCGGTTCGCCGCCGGAGCCATGATCGGCGTGGCCGGGCGCAGCGGCTCGGGCAAATCGACCCTGGCCCGGCTGCTCCAGGGACTGTACCTGCCCACGGACGGAAGCCTGCGCCTGGACGGCCACGACCTGCGCGAACTGGACCTCGCCCACGTGCGCCGCCAGATCGGCGTGGTCCTGCAGGAAAGCTTCCTTTTTACCGGCACGGTGCGCGACAACATCGCCATGGCCCGGCCCACGGCCGCCCTGGAGGAAGTCGTCTGGGCGGCCAGACTGGCCGGTGCCGAGGAATTCATCCGGCGGCTGCCGCGCGGCTACGACACGCCCCTTGAGGAAAACGGCTCCAACCTGTCCGGCGGCCAGCGCCAGCGTCTGGCCATCGCCCGGGCGCTTCTGGCCAATCCGCGCATCCTCATCCTCGACGAGGCCACCAGCGCCCTGGACGCCGAGTCCGAAGCCATCGTCCAGGACAACATGGCCCGCATCGGCCGGCAGCGCACCACCATCGTCATCAGCCACCGCCTGTCCATGCTGGCCGGTGCCGACGCCATCCTCGTCCTCGACGCCGGCCGGGCCGTGGATTTCGCGCCCCACGCCGAACTGCTCAAACGCTGCGCCGTCTACCGCGACCTCTGGAACAGCCAGAATCGGCATGTGGCGGCGGGCGGCGGGACGCCGCAGGTACGTTGA
- the trmFO gene encoding methylenetetrahydrofolate--tRNA-(uracil(54)-C(5))-methyltransferase (FADH(2)-oxidizing) TrmFO has product MAIGIIGGGLAGCECALALARAGVASTIFECKPALYSPAHLIPGLAELVCSNSLRSDEPVTAVGLLKVEMAELGSAVIAAARETAVPAGKALAVDRDRFSENMTARIEAEPLVTLVRREIMGLSDPALAGFEAIVVAAGPLASDRMAASLLETIGGEGLYFYDAIAPIVTTESVDMDKAFWASRWQDGEGDYLNCPMDKDEYLAFWNALLTARKVPSREFEKEIHFEGCLPIEAMAERGERTLTFGPMKPVGLTDPRTGRWPYAVVQLRPENVARSTMNLVGFQTKLVYGEQERVFRMIPALHAAEFTRLGSIHRNTFVNAPKVLSERLELVARPGVYLAGQITGVEGYVESAACGLWLGTQLGARLARGEELPPPPVVTSLGALLGHLRTPAKKFQPSNVNFGLTPPLEEKMKKANRKMAYPERARKAWGEWTASRP; this is encoded by the coding sequence ATGGCTATTGGTATTATTGGCGGGGGGTTGGCCGGGTGCGAATGCGCCTTGGCCCTGGCCCGGGCCGGCGTCGCTTCGACGATTTTCGAGTGCAAGCCGGCGCTGTATTCTCCGGCCCACCTGATCCCCGGGCTGGCCGAACTCGTGTGCTCCAACTCCCTGCGCTCCGACGAGCCGGTGACGGCCGTGGGCCTGCTCAAGGTCGAGATGGCCGAGCTGGGCAGCGCGGTCATCGCCGCCGCCCGGGAAACCGCCGTGCCGGCCGGCAAGGCCCTGGCCGTGGACCGCGACCGCTTCAGCGAAAACATGACCGCCCGCATCGAGGCCGAGCCGCTGGTGACGCTTGTGCGCCGCGAGATCATGGGCCTTTCCGACCCGGCCCTGGCCGGTTTCGAGGCCATCGTGGTGGCGGCCGGCCCCCTGGCCTCGGACCGGATGGCTGCCAGCCTGCTTGAGACCATCGGCGGCGAGGGGCTCTATTTCTACGACGCCATTGCCCCCATCGTGACCACCGAATCCGTGGACATGGACAAGGCCTTCTGGGCCTCGCGCTGGCAGGATGGCGAAGGTGACTACCTCAACTGCCCCATGGATAAAGACGAATACCTGGCTTTCTGGAACGCCCTTTTGACCGCCCGCAAGGTCCCCAGCCGCGAATTCGAGAAGGAAATCCATTTCGAGGGCTGCCTGCCCATCGAGGCCATGGCCGAGCGCGGCGAGCGCACCCTGACCTTTGGCCCCATGAAGCCCGTGGGCCTCACCGATCCGCGCACCGGCCGCTGGCCCTATGCCGTGGTGCAGCTGCGCCCGGAAAACGTGGCCCGCTCCACCATGAATCTGGTGGGGTTCCAGACCAAGCTGGTCTACGGCGAACAGGAGCGGGTGTTTCGCATGATCCCGGCCCTGCACGCCGCCGAGTTCACGCGCCTGGGCAGCATCCACCGCAACACCTTTGTCAACGCGCCCAAGGTGTTAAGCGAGCGGCTGGAGCTTGTCGCCCGGCCGGGCGTCTACTTGGCCGGCCAGATCACCGGGGTGGAGGGCTATGTGGAGTCGGCGGCCTGCGGCCTGTGGCTGGGCACTCAGCTCGGGGCGAGGCTGGCGCGCGGGGAGGAACTGCCGCCGCCGCCGGTGGTCACGTCCCTGGGGGCGCTGCTGGGCCACCTGCGCACCCCAGCCAAGAAATTCCAGCCCAGCAACGTCAATTTCGGGCTGACCCCGCCCCTGGAAGAGAAAATGAAAAAGGCCAACCGCAAGATGGCCTACCCCGAGCGGGCCCGCAAAGCCTGGGGGGAGTGGACGGCCTCACGCCCGTAA
- a CDS encoding GGDEF domain-containing response regulator, translating to MSASHQKIACRGEAPVENGLNGRPPRLLIVEDERVVALDLKNILRRLGYTLAGVTASGVEAVELCESLGPDLVLMDIFLSGEMDGVQAACVIQTECGIPVIYLTSHTDQVTLQRAKRTAPYGYVLKPVDENWLRTAVEVALFKHHTEQELRRSEKRYRELFSAMLNAFLLLRHCPGSSQGQDDFEILGANPAFERATSLVCDEIVGQTLRQTLPGIEPFWIDTLAAVAATGRPVRFENYLSDLNMYFLAQAYSPQPGQVAVALEDVTEHKRGEERLRYRTFHDALTGLPNRALCLDRIARAIERAKRRSNYIYALLFLDLDRFKLVNDSLGHLAGDGLLRRVADRLRREVRQLDTVARVGGDEFVVLLEEIASPGDALRIVKAVRERLRVPFVVEGRQIYVTASLGVVLGPADYERPEELLQNAAIAMNAARSAGCGRVRVFEWSMRERAERVMDLETNLREGLARDEFVLHYQPILDLATKRLRGVEALVRWRRPDGELVAPGEFIPAAEQSGLIIPLGAAVLTEACRALARWRAGSLGDQPFFMAVNLSARQFTQPDLVKQVVTALRREGMDPADLKLEITESVLMEHPESAMLKLRGLRELGVSIGIDDFGTGYSSLSYLQRFPIDTLKVDRAFVSGMEEQGNRVIVRSVVSLAHNLGYDVVAEGIETAAQLDDLSQLSCDMGQGFLFARPMEEPGLVALLGRQAPPALT from the coding sequence GTGAGCGCCTCGCACCAAAAAATCGCCTGCCGCGGCGAGGCCCCGGTGGAAAACGGCCTGAACGGCCGTCCGCCCCGCCTGCTCATCGTCGAAGACGAGCGCGTGGTGGCCCTGGACCTCAAAAACATCCTGCGCCGCCTGGGCTACACCCTGGCCGGGGTCACGGCTTCCGGGGTCGAGGCTGTGGAACTGTGCGAGTCGCTTGGCCCGGATCTCGTGCTCATGGACATCTTTCTCAGCGGGGAAATGGACGGCGTCCAGGCCGCCTGCGTCATCCAGACCGAGTGCGGCATCCCCGTCATTTATCTCACTTCCCATACCGACCAGGTGACTTTGCAACGGGCCAAGCGCACCGCGCCTTACGGCTACGTGCTCAAGCCCGTGGACGAAAACTGGCTGCGCACGGCCGTGGAAGTGGCGCTTTTCAAGCACCACACCGAGCAGGAACTGCGGCGCAGCGAAAAGCGCTACCGTGAGCTTTTCAGCGCCATGTTAAATGCCTTTTTGCTGCTGCGCCATTGTCCCGGGAGCAGCCAGGGCCAGGACGATTTCGAGATCCTCGGGGCCAACCCGGCCTTTGAGCGGGCCACCTCGCTTGTCTGCGACGAGATCGTCGGCCAGACCCTGCGCCAGACCCTGCCCGGCATCGAACCCTTCTGGATCGACACCCTGGCCGCCGTGGCCGCCACCGGCCGGCCGGTGCGCTTCGAGAACTACCTGTCCGACCTCAACATGTATTTCCTGGCCCAGGCCTACAGCCCCCAACCCGGACAGGTGGCCGTGGCCCTGGAAGACGTCACCGAACACAAGCGTGGCGAGGAACGGCTGCGCTACCGCACCTTCCACGATGCCTTAACCGGCCTGCCCAACCGGGCGCTGTGCCTGGACCGCATCGCCCGGGCCATTGAACGGGCCAAGCGCCGCTCCAACTATATTTACGCCCTGCTCTTTCTGGACCTCGACCGGTTCAAGCTCGTCAACGACAGCCTGGGCCATCTGGCCGGCGACGGGCTGCTGCGCCGGGTGGCCGACCGGCTGCGCCGGGAAGTGCGCCAGCTCGACACCGTGGCCCGGGTGGGCGGGGACGAGTTTGTGGTCTTGCTCGAGGAAATCGCCTCGCCGGGCGACGCCCTGCGCATCGTCAAGGCCGTGCGTGAACGTTTGCGCGTGCCCTTTGTGGTGGAAGGCCGGCAGATCTACGTCACGGCCAGCCTGGGCGTGGTGCTCGGGCCGGCCGACTACGAACGTCCCGAGGAGCTGCTGCAAAACGCGGCCATTGCCATGAACGCGGCCCGGTCGGCCGGCTGCGGCCGGGTGCGGGTGTTCGAGTGGTCCATGCGCGAGCGGGCCGAGCGGGTCATGGATCTGGAGACCAACCTGCGCGAAGGCTTGGCGCGCGACGAATTCGTGCTGCACTACCAGCCCATCCTGGACCTGGCCACCAAACGTCTTCGCGGGGTGGAGGCCCTGGTGCGCTGGCGTCGGCCGGACGGGGAGCTTGTCGCGCCTGGGGAGTTCATTCCGGCCGCCGAGCAAAGCGGGCTGATTATTCCCCTGGGCGCGGCGGTCCTGACCGAGGCCTGCCGGGCGTTGGCCCGCTGGCGGGCCGGCAGCCTGGGAGACCAGCCGTTTTTCATGGCCGTCAACCTCTCGGCCCGGCAGTTCACCCAGCCCGATCTGGTCAAGCAGGTGGTCACGGCGTTGCGCCGGGAGGGCATGGACCCGGCCGACCTCAAGCTCGAAATCACCGAAAGCGTGCTCATGGAGCACCCGGAATCGGCCATGCTCAAACTCCGGGGGCTGCGGGAACTGGGCGTGTCCATCGGCATCGACGACTTCGGCACCGGTTATTCGTCCCTGTCCTACCTCCAGCGCTTTCCCATCGACACCCTCAAGGTGGACCGGGCCTTTGTCTCGGGCATGGAAGAGCAGGGCAACCGGGTCATTGTGCGCTCGGTGGTGAGCCTGGCCCACAACCTGGGCTACGACGTGGTGGCCGAGGGCATTGAGACGGCGGCCCAGCTGGACGACCTGTCGCAACTTAGCTGCGACATGGGCCAGGGGTTTCTTTTTGCCCGGCCCATGGAGGAGCCGGGCCTCGTGGCGCTGCTTGGCCGGCAGGCCCCGCCCGCCTTGACTTGA
- a CDS encoding cyclic nucleotide-binding domain-containing protein, with protein MEEREITISERVLGLVRRMPAFADLSDGQIIALFADKGLRYREYRPGETIIREGDHDSWVYYLISGQARVLAQEAQVARLADYGDIFGEMGPLRGRPRNASVVADSPVSCLAIDLSILDRLPPDERRAASRLFEELITDVVHDRLSRANLDAAALRRDLAMAASALAGVNARVRDLERRILELTRENQELRRQCGQ; from the coding sequence ATGGAAGAACGCGAAATCACCATCTCCGAACGGGTGCTGGGTCTGGTGCGCCGGATGCCCGCCTTCGCCGACCTGTCCGACGGCCAGATCATTGCCCTTTTCGCCGATAAGGGGCTGCGCTACCGCGAGTACCGTCCCGGCGAGACCATCATTCGCGAGGGCGACCACGACAGCTGGGTCTACTACCTCATCTCGGGCCAGGCCCGGGTGCTGGCCCAGGAGGCGCAGGTTGCCCGGTTGGCCGATTACGGCGACATCTTCGGCGAGATGGGGCCGCTGCGGGGCCGTCCGCGCAACGCCTCGGTGGTGGCCGACTCGCCCGTGTCCTGCCTGGCCATTGATCTGTCCATCCTCGACCGACTGCCCCCGGACGAACGCCGGGCGGCCAGCCGGCTTTTCGAGGAGCTCATCACCGACGTGGTCCACGACCGTCTGTCCCGGGCCAACCTCGACGCCGCCGCCCTGCGCCGCGATCTGGCCATGGCCGCCTCGGCCCTGGCCGGCGTCAACGCCAGGGTGCGCGACCTGGAACGCCGCATCCTGGAACTGACCCGGGAAAACCAGGAACTGCGCCGCCAGTGCGGCCAGTAG
- the wrbA gene encoding NAD(P)H:quinone oxidoreductase → MNVLIVYYSLYGHVAAMAQAVAEGVHQVPGMTATLRRVPETLSEEVIGKMGATEAQKALSHVPACTLEELEDADAIVFGTPTRFGNMCGQMRQFLDATGQIWMRGGLVGKPGGVFCSTATQHGGQETTLMSFIQTLLHQGMIVVGLPYSFAGQMRLDEVTGGSPYGATTIAGGDGSRMPSENELDAARFQGRHIADVTRRLRA, encoded by the coding sequence ATGAACGTGCTGATTGTCTACTACTCGCTCTATGGGCATGTGGCGGCCATGGCCCAGGCCGTGGCCGAAGGCGTGCATCAGGTTCCGGGCATGACCGCGACCCTGCGCCGGGTTCCCGAGACCCTTTCCGAGGAGGTCATCGGGAAAATGGGCGCGACCGAGGCCCAAAAGGCCCTGTCCCATGTGCCGGCCTGTACGCTGGAGGAGCTGGAGGACGCCGACGCCATCGTCTTTGGCACGCCCACCCGCTTTGGCAACATGTGCGGCCAGATGCGCCAGTTCCTGGACGCCACCGGCCAGATCTGGATGCGCGGGGGCCTGGTCGGCAAGCCTGGCGGCGTTTTTTGCTCCACGGCCACCCAGCACGGCGGCCAGGAGACGACGCTGATGTCGTTTATCCAGACCCTGCTCCACCAGGGCATGATCGTGGTCGGCCTGCCGTATTCCTTCGCTGGCCAGATGCGCCTGGACGAGGTGACGGGCGGTTCGCCGTACGGCGCGACCACCATCGCCGGCGGCGACGGCTCGCGCATGCCCAGCGAAAACGAACTTGACGCGGCCCGTTTCCAGGGGCGGCACATCGCCGACGTGACTCGCCGGCTGCGCGCTTAG
- a CDS encoding CBS domain-containing protein, whose amino-acid sequence MFVADLMTSQLRCLKETDSLADAVAAMQELFVRHIPVLDADGRLAGLVTQRDVLALEHRKDPGAPLRDIMRTDVATVTPDTPLRTAAETMIFHKYGCLPVVAAGNLVGIITETDFLKLAIFPIAPRREE is encoded by the coding sequence ATGTTCGTAGCCGACCTCATGACCAGCCAGTTGCGCTGCCTCAAGGAAACCGACAGCCTGGCCGACGCCGTGGCGGCCATGCAGGAACTGTTTGTCCGCCATATCCCGGTGCTGGACGCCGACGGCCGTCTGGCCGGGCTGGTCACCCAGCGCGACGTGCTGGCCCTGGAGCATAGGAAAGATCCGGGCGCGCCGCTGCGCGACATCATGCGCACCGACGTCGCCACCGTGACCCCGGACACGCCGCTGCGCACGGCGGCCGAGACCATGATTTTCCATAAGTACGGCTGCCTGCCCGTGGTCGCCGCGGGCAATCTCGTCGGCATCATCACGGAAACCGATTTTTTGAAGCTCGCCATTTTTCCCATCGCGCCCCGGCGCGAGGAATAG
- the lhgO gene encoding L-2-hydroxyglutarate oxidase, whose product MQHFDFIIAGAGIVGLTTAYEILNRAPSARVAVVEKEDAPGRHASGRNSGVLHCGLYYGSDTLKAQVCAVGGRAMKDFADAHGIPWRNTGKVLVATEPDQLPAVDRLLQNAADNAIRAERIDNQTLLELEPAAPPHAVAAIHCPDTSVIDAKAVLETLRRLLAERGARFFFQRRVLGPAADGALQTTSGPIRGGFLFNCCGAYADVLAKACNFGRQYALVPFKGIYWKLSPQKNHLVRGNIYPVPDPAMPFLGVHFTRGLSGEVYVGPTAIPALGRENYGLVSGAKWGEATTILGRLARLYLAGQNNFRLLAHTEIRKYSKRFFHQCAKRLFPGLELDDLVPTAKAGIRPQLVSVAAKRLEMDYILEGDRNSLHVLNAISPAFTGSFAFARMIIDRSGAL is encoded by the coding sequence ATGCAACACTTCGACTTCATCATCGCCGGGGCCGGCATCGTCGGCCTGACCACGGCCTACGAAATCCTGAACCGCGCGCCTTCCGCCCGGGTGGCCGTGGTGGAAAAGGAAGACGCCCCGGGACGCCATGCCAGCGGCCGCAACAGCGGTGTGCTGCACTGCGGCCTGTACTACGGCAGCGACACCTTAAAGGCCCAGGTCTGCGCCGTCGGCGGCAGGGCCATGAAGGACTTTGCCGATGCCCACGGCATCCCCTGGCGAAATACCGGCAAGGTGCTGGTGGCCACCGAGCCGGACCAGCTGCCGGCCGTGGACCGGCTGCTCCAAAACGCCGCCGACAACGCCATACGGGCCGAGCGCATCGACAACCAAACCTTGCTCGAACTGGAGCCGGCCGCGCCGCCCCACGCCGTGGCCGCCATCCACTGCCCGGACACCTCGGTCATCGACGCCAAGGCCGTGCTGGAGACCCTGCGCCGCTTGCTGGCCGAGCGCGGGGCGCGGTTTTTCTTCCAGCGCCGCGTCCTCGGCCCGGCCGCCGACGGGGCGCTGCAAACCACCAGCGGCCCCATCCGGGGCGGGTTTCTTTTCAACTGCTGCGGGGCCTACGCCGACGTGCTGGCCAAGGCTTGCAACTTTGGCCGGCAATACGCGCTCGTCCCCTTCAAGGGCATTTACTGGAAGCTCTCGCCCCAAAAAAACCATTTGGTGCGCGGCAACATCTACCCCGTGCCCGACCCGGCCATGCCGTTTCTGGGCGTGCATTTCACGCGGGGCTTAAGCGGCGAGGTCTATGTGGGGCCAACGGCCATCCCGGCCCTGGGCCGTGAGAACTACGGGTTGGTCTCCGGCGCGAAATGGGGCGAGGCCACGACCATTCTCGGCCGCCTGGCCCGGCTCTATTTGGCCGGTCAGAACAACTTCCGGCTCCTGGCCCACACGGAGATACGCAAGTATTCCAAACGCTTTTTTCACCAGTGCGCCAAGCGCCTCTTTCCCGGGCTGGAACTGGACGATCTCGTGCCCACAGCCAAGGCGGGCATCCGGCCCCAGCTCGTAAGCGTCGCCGCCAAGCGCCTGGAAATGGACTACATCCTGGAAGGCGACAGGAACTCCCTGCACGTGCTCAACGCCATTTCCCCGGCCTTCACCGGCAGCTTCGCCTTTGCCCGGATGATCATTGACCGCAGCGGCGCGCTGTAG